GGACCATTACCTCCCTAGATAATTATCAAGAATAGTTTCTCATTAGAATTGTGAAGTGCAAGGTCATGTCTTGTAGGTTTTTGGGTTTTTTACAGATGCTGAGGGAATTTTATGATGACCTTGTACCTTTATCGGTTCCAGCAAAAGGTGGGGGTACCCAGGCAATTCAAGTTGTTTTAACAAGTTCAAAAGAAGACAGGTTACTGTTTGAGGTATGCTGAAAACCTTAAGTCCCAGGTGGTAATGCATGTTAAGCTTCGCATGATCTATGTAATCGTGGTTTTGATTGATAGATGGAACTTCAAAATCGGGAAGAGGAACAAAGTAAGCGGGTCCGTGGCTTTCGGGAGGTCATCGATTTGATTTCTACATGTCAGAAACCTGTTGTTTCCCACAACTCACTTAATGGTATATCTCCTTCGTGAAAAATTTGCAGCCATTTTAAACTCTAAAAGATAATTCCATTGCTTATGTTTATTGTAACTTTGCTACTATTTTACCTTGTTGCAGattttgcattcattcatgCGAAATTCCTTTCTTCCCTACCTTCTAGCATGGAAGAGTTCAGGCGCTCCTTGTGTCCGGCTTTCCCCAATATTCTTGATGTCGGCCATCTAATGAAGGAAATGGGGCCCCTGAAAAAGGTGACTAATTTGCCTGCCGctatttcttatttaaaaagaCGATTCTTTGCGCCTGTTGATGTGGAAATTTCTCACCAAGGTAAGTCATTTTTGCTCATCTCCGATGCATGCGACATGATAACATTACTTTCATTGTTGGTCCGGACTAGGACCATACATGTGATTGAGGTCAAGTTGCATCCATGATGTGGAAAACATGGTGCTCTGCCAACATAATTTCTAATATCTTGGGCAAATTGAGGTCGCTGCTATTATTAAGTTCCGCTGCCCATGAATTTTGACCTTGTGCTCATGAATATTTCTTGACATTGTAGCAATTCATGATCCATCACTTTAAAGTAAGCCTGATAAAATTTCCATCTTTCAGCTGATGCAGGTGACAGCAAGATCCATGGCCACAATGTTCTGAAGATAACAGAATTGTTTGCTAAACTGTGctctattttgaaaattaaccccgaaactCTCCAACATGATTATGACAATTTCCCTTCTGCTCTTGAAAGCTCTTCAAACATCTTCAATCCTTGTTCCTCAAGTTCCCCCGACCCAATTGATGTGGATGTCTCAGTTTGGACAAATAACACAAGAAAAGTGGACACTAATAATTTGGTTTTCTTGTGGGGATTCAGAGATGGGATGTCTGCGGGAATGCTAAAGAGACGTCTCAGTAATTCCCATGTGGTGTTCTCTGATGAATTTGATGTGCGACTGGTGGATAAGAGTTGTGCTGTTGTTGTCTTCTGGAATCCTGGCTTATCATCAAGCTTTCTTGATGCTGTAGAATCTGGAGGGCTAAACTGTGAGCCACTGAGGGAGATGATCTCAGAAGGCCTTCAGGCTACAGGTTATCAAGCTTATAGGAGAGCTTGTGAGTTGGGTTTATGGGAAGCAAACTTAGCAGATTCTTTGGACAAAGCCTTAGAAGACACTGACATCCTTTCTGGAACTGGTTCCCAGGAGTCATTGAATATCTATTGGAACGACGAATTGATAATTAGCCTGGATGATCTGTGAATCATATAGGTTCTTGTTTTACCTTTCCTAAGGGAACCTGAGCTGATGCTTgaatccctctctctctctctctctctctctctctctctctcggagcAGGCACTGGGATACATCTGGTGGGTGCCTCCCCGCATTGAGAAGTAAACTTGTTTTTTGCCAAACTCTGAACTGGACtggcttgaattcttcaaaaGTGAGTTCATGATGATGGAAATTCAGCAGCGTTACCTTTTCAAAGGAAGAGAAAGTAGAGTTCCTAACTTCCTATTGTAGCATGATGATAtatgatgatatttttttgttaaaagagTGTTTATAGAGGATGGTAACGTACTTGTTCCTATTTAATAGTAGTTTATGTTCCATTTTGACATGTAATTGTAATTTGCACTATTTATTTCTGTCTTTACAATAGGTTTTGGGAGTTCCCTTTGATTTGGAAGTTTGCAatgtgaattaattaattaaaccagTGTTGAGAGCTCGAGTTTATGAGTCCAGGGCCTTGCTATTGGTATTGGGCTTCGGCCCTACCAAATAAGTCACCGTCCCTTCCCTCCAACTACAACCGGAACCGGGCTAGCAAGTGCCAAGTA
The Diospyros lotus cultivar Yz01 chromosome 12, ASM1463336v1, whole genome shotgun sequence DNA segment above includes these coding regions:
- the LOC127786864 gene encoding poly(A)-specific ribonuclease PARN-like; this translates as MLQRRFLCTIVSGNHQKPRRQWPIRQVNRSNFSEALQHIKAHIRDCDFVAVSLQKTGSYSAPWHRVLPLDTAEIAYFKAKFAAERFQILQFAVCPFSVRASKVVAHPYNFHLFPRDELKIGLPSYSFSCQSSYLSSMARQGFDFNACIYDGISYLSREQESASRERIGSPVRRKCETQPSSDLSVADSIFVERIKARVRNWRNAFKDSSSRAEDPLINSLRKLVIGNEEYGSRPCLTITVCSERQVQLVVEMLREFYDDLVPLSVPAKGGGTQAIQVVLTSSKEDRLLFEMELQNREEEQSKRVRGFREVIDLISTCQKPVVSHNSLNDFAFIHAKFLSSLPSSMEEFRRSLCPAFPNILDVGHLMKEMGPLKKVTNLPAAISYLKRRFFAPVDVEISHQADAGDSKIHGHNVLKITELFAKLCSILKINPETLQHDYDNFPSALESSSNIFNPCSSSSPDPIDVDVSVWTNNTRKVDTNNLVFLWGFRDGMSAGMLKRRLSNSHVVFSDEFDVRLVDKSCAVVVFWNPGLSSSFLDAVESGGLNCEPLREMISEGLQATGYQAYRRACELGLWEANLADSLDKALEDTDILSGTGSQESLNIYWNDELIISLDDL